The Shewanella halotolerans region TATCCAGCTCGTGCTCTATCTTGGCGACATCGCCCTTGGCGGCTGAGAGGTCCAGGTTAAGCTCGTCGCGCAGCTCCTTCCACTCGTCGTCGAGCTGACGCAGCTTGTTGCCGAGATCTTTCGAGCGCTGTTGATTTAGCTCCTGACGCTCTATCTCCTGGGCCTCATCTTTGCCATAGCCGCGCTTCAGGCCGGCCAGACGCTGCTCCGCGCTCAGTAGCTGATTAAATTCCTGCTCTAATTTGTCAAATTCGGGACGGATCTGCTCGAAACCCTGGATAAGCTGGCTCTCGCGGATCCAAGACTCGACCCGCTGCGGATTGAGGCGTGAGCTCGGCGGGTTAACCCCGTCCTCCTCCAAGATGGCGGCGATCATCGACTTGATGGTCTCCATCTTGCCCTCTTTGGAGTGCACCGCCTTGGCCAACTTCTCTATGTGGCGCAGCGTGTGTTCGTGCTGACATAGGGAGAACTGGCGGGCGTAGGCCCTCAGCTCGCTGCGGTTGCTGCCGGTACTGAGCAGGGTGCGATCGTTTTGGATGATGGCGCGATATTCGCGGGTGTTCAGCAGGTTGGTCACCGCCACCCCGGCGCGTTTCATCTCTCGGCCAAGCTCGGCCATGTTGTGGCAGAGAATCGACTCCCCCTGCTGGGACTTAACATAGTCTTCCAGCTCGAAGCCCTTGCCGATGAAGCGATAGTTGACGCCCTTGCCATCACCGGCAGAGGCCAGCACCGCCTGGGTCAGCAGGCCATCATCGCGGCGGTACTCGTAGATGATGTAGCTGGAATCGTGGGGAAGATACCAACGCTCGAAGCTGTCACGGGTCGAGGGCACGACGCGGCTGGGGTATTCGCCGTAAAACACGGGCACCAGACGCTGCAAGGTGGTCTTGCCCGAGGCGTTGGTACCACAAATGTTGGTGTGTCCATCGAGGGCGAGTTCCACAACGCCGGGGAGGTGCGTATTGATCAGCACGATACGATTTAAGCTTGGCATCTCTTTCCTTATCCAAACGAGCTTGTCGGCCGCCCAGTGGGGCGAGCAGCAAAGGGGAATAGCAAAACAATCCCACTAAAGTAAAACAAAGCTATCGGCTTGGCAATCTGGCCCGGGACTTGGGTGGGATAGTCGTTTAAAAAGCGTGCGTAACGCCCGATTTCAGGCTGTTTTCACGGCAGGAATGAAGAAGACGGCCAGCATAAAGAGAAGGAGTGATGTTCAGTATAGGCCTAGGCTCGTGGCGAATGCCAATGGCTAAGTGCTGAGTACAAGAAATAGAAAGGGCCGACCAGCGTCGACCCCAACTCATTATTCAAACTCTGCAAATAACACAGGTTAATCGGCTTGCTGATAACTCATGCGGCGCCCTTCGTAGCGGTCCACCATCTCATCCATGCTTTGGGCTTCCAATGGACGCAGGCCGCTAAGCACCAGCGTTTTCTCGCCGGTACCCACTAGCTTATCGCCGCAGTACAGCTCAAATTTCAGGGTCACGTCGCCGCGCTTGCCATCGACCACCAGGGTCTGCTCCACCAGGTTGAGGGCGATGCTGTCAAAATCTAAGGAGTTAAGATCGAATGACATGCTCTCGTAGATCACCAGGGGGCGGGCCGGATTGATCATCACGCCGTGCTGCTTCATCAGCGGCACCAGCACATGGGTAAAGTTGAGCCCGGAGAAGGCCACATAGCTACGCACGAATGATTCTGTCTGCACCTCACACAGGGTCGACTCGCCGCTGCGGCTCACGCTCAGATACTGCTTATCCTTGTCATCCAATATGGCAAAGCTGTCGCCTACTGCGTCGGGAAACACCAGGTTGACGCCGCTACCGACCATGCCCTCGAAACGAAAAGTCATCTTCTGGCTCAGCCCATATTGTCCCAGCACCAGGGCGAACAGCAGATCTCCGGGAACGCAGAACTTCTTGGCATCGACATCGTGGATGGGGTTAAAGTCCTGTGCGACACCCTTGGCAAATTCACTCGCCTGTTGGGCTGACACAGAGACCAGTTGCTGTGCTTTATTAAAATAAGGACTTAGAAACATATCGGCTCGTCAATCAGGGTTATGATAAAGGTTAGATAAAACATTCGTTATAAATTTAAGGAGGCACAGTCTATAGCAAAACCCGCGAAACACTTCTCCGATGACTTGAGGAGCTCCTGTTTTGCCACCCATCTAGGCCGAAATATCCGCTATTTCCCTGTCGCAACTCTCCTATCCCCTTGACTCGACTATGGCTTATGCCCATCCAGTCGATCGCTCAAACTGTGCCCAAACCATGCTCAAGCTGAACCTCAAGCTGAGTCTCAAACCAGAAGCAAGACGGCTGATTTTCCCCAAAACGCCTCTAAAGCTGCAAAAAAGATAAATTTTTAAAATTAACAATGTCAGTCAACGTCAAGGGCTAAAAATCAGAAAAAAAACAACATCAAACCATTGTTATAAAATGATTTTAAATCAAACCAACCCTGCGCTACCTGGGTACAAGCTCCTTTACCTTAACTTTACATTTGTTGATCTCAATCAAAAAACTTAATGATAATAGTTTGCATTACGATACCTAATTGATAGAATCGCCAGCAACTTAATAACCCTGATACAACAACTGGGAAGAGAAATGATGAAGAAAACGCTAATTGCCGCAGCACTGGTCAGCGCATTCGCTAGCCAAGCCGCTATCGCCTCTGATGAGACTCAAGAACTGCGTAAAGTGATCGAACAGCAACAGAAAGTGCTGAAAGATCTTGAGAAGCGTCTAGAGCAAACCGAGCAGCGTGTAGAGAAGACAGCCGACGCCGTTGAAGAAAGCAGCTCAGCCAAGAGCGCGACAACTATCGGTGGTTACGGTGAACTTCACTACAACAACATCACTGACAACAAATCAGGTAAAGACAAGAAAGAGTTCGACTTCCACCGTTTCGTGCTGTTCTTCGGTCACGAGTTCACCGAAAAGACACGTTTCTTCTCTGAGCTGGAAGTTGAGCACTCTATCTCTGGCGAAGGCCAAAACGGTGAAGTCGAGCTAGAGCAAGCTTACATCGAACACGATTTCAACGACATGCTGACGGCTAAGGCGGGTCTGTTCCTGATGCCAGTGGGTATCATCAACGAAACTCACGAGCCACCAGCATTCTACGGCGTTGAGCGTAACCCAGTAGAGAAAAACATCCTGCCTGCCACTTGGTGGGAAGCGGGTGCCAACCTGAACATCAAGGCAGCCCCAGGCCTGGCCTTCGACGCAGCAGTCACTTCTGGCCTGAACGTTGGCGACGACTACAAGATCCGTGGCGGTCGTCAGAAGGTTTCTGAAGCGAAAGCCGAAGATCTGGCTTACACTGCACGCGTTAAATACACCGCCGTTCCAGGTCTAGAGCTGGCTGCAACTGTACAGTACCAATCTGACCTGACTCAAGGCCGTGGCGATGTTGACACCGCTTCTGCGACCCTGATGACAGCACACGCTATCTACACCATCGAAAACTTCACCATCAAGGCACTATACGCTCAGTGGGATATCGACGGTAAAGAAGCCGAAGCACTTGGCCGTGACAAGCAGAAAGGTTACTACATCGAGCCTTCATACCGCTTCAACGAAAGCTTCGGTGTGTTCGCACGTTACAATGCCTACGACAACGAAGCCGGTAACGGTGTAGACTCAGAGATCACCCAGACTAACGTTGGTGTGAACTACTGGTTGCATGAAAACGTTGTCTTCAAAGCCGACTACGAAAAAGTTGGCGGCGCGAAAGATGCCGACGGTTTCAACCTAGGCGTTGGCTACCAGTTCTAAGCCATTAGCCCATATCGCAGTGCTCAACGCTCCCTTTGAGCACTGCCTATGGCTAAGGTACTTCTCGAGGTGCCTTAGCCATAGTAAAAGGAATTAGTGAAAACAACGGATTATCCCACAGGCCTTATCCACTCTTGCTACCGGGTCAATCGATGAAAGCTCTCTCTGTTAAGCTCCTACTTGCCTCACTCTTCACCGCCTTCTGCGTGCAGGCCGCCAGCGTCTATCAAAGCAACGAAGACTTTATCAGCCAGGCCTTTGCTGCCCCTATGCCCAAGGCCAAGGTCTACTGGCTAGAGGATAGCGATAAGCAGGCGATCGAGGAGATCCTTGCCCACAAATTCAACAAGATGCGTCTGCGCTACTGGCTGCACGAAGGCGAGACGGTATGGATCCTGGAGGAGATAGGCAAAGAATCCCCCATCACGGTCGGCATACATGTCAAAGACAAGGCCATAGTGCAGACCAAGGTGCTGGTCTATCGTGAGAGCCGCGGCGACGAGGTGCGTCACGAATTCTTCACCGACCAGTTTAAGCAGGCCAGGCTCACCGAAGATCACCAGCTGGATCGCAAGATAGACGGCATCACAGGCGCCACCCTGTCGGTGCGTGCCCTCACCAAGCTGTCACGCATCGCCCTCTACCTGGACGACAAGGTCAATCACTAAGCTCCCATCGAGCTGCTTAGTTGGTGTTATCCCTATGGCTGTTATATGATGGCCAGCGAGCAGGCGAGCCCTGCTCTTTTCGTATCCAACAACAGGCTGTCAGCGCCGGGCATCCATGAGTCTGCTTGCGGCCGCGTGCCAAATATTAGTCAGAATAAAGAACGCCATAGATGACAAATAAGCCCCGCCATCCCCATCGTAAACCCCTGTGGCAGAAACTCGCCAAGATCTTCCGTCCCTGGCATAGACGCCTAGGGATCGCCAGCGCACTCCTGGTGGTCATGGTTGCCGTCAGCGGCGTCTTGATCAACCACAGCAACGACTTCAAGCTAGATACCGCCCACGTGCATCAGGGCTGGCTGCTGGATCACTATGGCATCAAGGCCCCAGGCCAGGTCGCCATCTATGCCAACGAGCCGCTACTGGCCGCTAGTGACAACCTGCTCTGGCTCAAGGACAAGCCGGTCCTGGAGGCTCAAGGACCGCTGCTTGGCGCCCTCGCCTATGGTGAGCACTATGTTGCTATCGACGCCCAGCACCTCTACCTGCTGGATCAACAAGGCGCCCTACTGGAGCAGCAGAGCCGCGCCACCGGCCTGCCCCAAGACCTGCGCGCCCTGGCGCTGCTCCCCACGGGCGATGGTGGGCAGCTCTGGCTAAATACGACGTCCGGCAGTTATCTCGGCGATAGCGATCTCATCGAGTGGCAAGAAGCAAAGCCTCTGGTGGCGCTTGACTGGCAGACCCCGCTTGCGGACGCCAACAGTGAAACGATTAGTAAAGAACTGTCACTCAAGGCCCGCGCCATGCATCTCAGTTGGGAGCGGGTGCTGCTAGACCTGCACAGCGGCCGTATCGTCGGCCTGCCCGGCTCGCTGATGATGGATCTGGTGGCGCTATGCCTCATCTTCATGGCGATCTCCGGCCTCTATCTTTGGCAGCAGGCCAAGCCGCGCAAGCGCAAGGCATAAAGCAGTACAAGGTATAAAGCAGTACAAGGTATAAGGCAGTACAAGGTATAAGGCAGTAGATAGAATAAGGCGGCGACTAATATCAGCCCTTTAAAAAGCCGTCTATTTTGCAAATAAAAAAGCTCACCTAAGGTGAGCTTTTTTATTGAAGCGCTATGTCGTAGGCGGCCTTAACCGCCCATCAGCTTCTGCCACCAGGAGAGCGGCTCGCCGCAGTTCTTGGCCGGGCGATAGCTCTCAGCCAGTGCTGGCATGGCCACCACATTGCCGCAGTTGCCCTGTTTGGCGACACCCGTCTTGGCATCGAAATAGCCAGACACCACACCATTGACCGGCGTGCGTCTCAGGCCAATGGGCGCGCGCTGCTTGAGGAAAGCCTGGTAGACGGCCATAGCGCCACTGCTGCCATAGAGGCTGGTCTTGCCGTTATCGTCCAGCCCCACCCAGACGGCGGCCACGTTACGCTCATCAAACCCGGCAAACCAGGAGTCGCGGGAATCGTTACTGGTACCCGTCTTACCCGCCAGGGTCACGCCCGGGAAGGCCTGTCCCAGCTTGGTTGCCGTGCCCGACTGCACCACCTGAGTCATGGCGTGTTGCACCAGGAAGTCGCTGGCCACAGAGATCGCCTGATCCGCGCCGCGCTGACTGGCCGACAGCGGCTGATTGTCGGCGTCCAGCACATGGGTCACAGCACTCAGCTGACGATAGCGGCCATTGTCTGCCAGGGTCTGATACACCTGCGCCACCATCAGCGGTGAGCCATTGACGGCTCCCAGCAACATGGACGGATACTCTGGGATGGTCTCATCCCAGCCCGACTTGGCCAGTGTGGTCGCCACCGCGTCTGTACCTATCGCCATGCCGAGGTTCACCGTCGGTACGTTCATCGACTTCTTGAAGGCGGTCATCAGCGGCACCTCGCCGGAGAACTGCTTGTTGACGTTCTGCGGCGACCAGGTCTTGCCCTGGGAGTTGGTCAGGGTAATCGGCTCATCCTTCAACGGCGTCGCCAGGGTGTACTTGTCGCCGTGGGTCAGCGCCGTAGCGTAGACGAATGGCTTGATAAGCGAGCCGATAGGACGGCGGATCTCCACCGCGCGGTTAAAGCCCTGATAGCTTGGCACCTTGTCGCCCACCATGGCGGCGATACCCGCCGAGTACTTGTCGGTCACCACCATGCCCACCTGCAGCGCCTTGTCACGCTGCTCCAGGCTTTTCATGGTCGAACGCACCGCCTGCTCCGCCGCCTCCTGGGCCAGGGGATCTAAGGTGGTGTAGACCTTGATGCCCGACTGCTGGAGCAGGCTGTCACCGAATCGACGCGACAGCTCACCGCGCACCACGGCGAAGAAGGCCGGCAGTTTTTGATGCACAGGCTTGCTCGCCTTACGCACCCCAAGAGGGGATTCGACCGCCGCCTTGTATTGTGCCACCGGCAGCTGGCCCGACTCCATCAAGAGGCGCAGCACCAGATCCCGACGCTCCTGAGCCCGCTCGGGGAAACGCCAAGGATTGTAATAGGAAGGCCCCTTGATCGCCGCCACCAGAAAGGCCTGCTGCGGCAGGGTCAGCTCGGCGATCGGTCGGCCGAAATAGAACTGAGACGCCAGCCCCATGCCGTGCACGGCACGTGACTTGTCCTGGCCCATGTAGACCTCGTTGAGGTAGGCCTCGAGGATCTCATCCTTGTCGTAGCGAAAATCGATAATGATCGCCATCAGCGCTTCCCTGAGCTTACGTATGATAGAGCGCTCGCTGGAGAGGAAGAAGTTTTTCGCCAGCTGCTGAGTCAGGGTCGAGCCGCCTTGTACCGTGCGCCCGGCGCTGATGTTGACCATGGCGGCGCGTATGATGGCAAAGGGATTGACGCCATGATGTTCATAGAAGCTCCTGTCTTCCACCAGGATCAGCGCATCGACGATCGCCTTGGGGATCTTGTCTGTGGCCACGAACAGCCTGTCTTCACCATCGCCGGTGATCATGCGATCCAGCAGCACGGGCTCGAGGTGGAACACCGCCAGCTCGCGATGGTCGCTGCTGCGGGCCACCGAGGCAACCCCTTGGCTGTCGAAGCTGATCATCACCCGCTGGGCTTCCTGGGATCCTTGAGGATGGAGGAAGGGACGGCGCCAGAGATCCACCTTGGTCCTGGAGGCGGAAAACTCGCCCACCTGACGGGGATTGGCCACCTTGCGATAACCCAGCAGCTTAAGCTCGGCGATCAACTGATCGTGGCTCACAGCCGCGCCGGGATAGAGGGCCATGGAGCGGCTAAAGACCTGCGCCGGCAGGTGCCACTTCTGCCCCTCAAACTTGCGGGCGATGATCTGATCCAGATAGATACTGTAGATGGTCATGGCAGCAAACAGGATAAGGCCGAGCTTCCAGCTCAAAGACCAGATCCTACGGCCCCACCCCGGCCTCGCTGTCGCGGCGCTCTTGCTTGCCGACTTACGCTTAGGCGTTTGGCTATTGCCTGCCTTGCTATTAGTCGACTTGCGCGGTCTACGTGGTTTTGGCGTCTCTTTATTCGTCATCGTGTTTCCAGTCAAACAGCAAAGGGGCTAGAGCCCCTTAGCTGACATCTTTTTCTTGGTTAATTTGGTCGGCAAGGTGTTGGCGGGATCGTCCGGCCACAGATGCTTAGGGTAGCGTCCCTTCATCTCTTTCTTCACCTCGACATAGGGCCCGGCCCAGAAGTTGGCCAGATCGGCGGTCAGCGCCAGCGGTCGCATCGCCGGCGACAGCAGCTCCATGGTCACCACAAGTTGCCCCTGGGCCAGCCTGGGGCTCTCGGCCATGCCCAGCGCCTCCTGCAAACGCACGCTCAGCAGCACCCGCCCCGACATCTCATATCGTATCGCCGCCCGAGTGCCCGTCTTCATGGGCCAATGGCTCGGCAGCGCCTCATTTAACACCTGTTGTTGTCCCCACTCCATCTGGTTGTGGAGCAAGGTATAGAAATCCAGCCCCTTGAGCTGGGTCAGGCGGCGCACACCGTCAAGATAGGGGCCGAGCCACTCAGGCAGCGTCGCGAGCAAGGCCTGATCACTCAGATCCGGCCAATCGCCTGCAAGAGCGAGCTTACTTGCCAGGGCGACGCGCAGGCGAAGCTGTTCCACCTTATCATCAAATCCCAGCAGGGAGAGCCCCTTGGTGCGGACAAGCTGATAGATGGCCTGCTTGATCGTCTCTTCATCCAGGGTCGCCAGCGGGCGCTCACCCAATATGATAGCGCCGATGCGCCGCTGAGTTAACCCGTAAAAACGCGCCTTCTCCTCATCCCAGCCGGTCTCAACAACCGACTTCACCTGACTGGCCAGCGGTCCGTCGAACAGCGCGGCATCCAGCTTGGCCGCCAGCAGAATACGGCCGCTGCTCTGGCCTTCACTCTCCTGAAAATCGGCGACCACCAGCCAGGGCTCGCCCTGCAAGGCATCGTCATCATTGAGAGCAACACCTGCGCCGCAGGCAAGCTGATACCCCTTGGCGCCACGGGCCTTGGCGATGCGATCGGGAAAGGCCAGTGCCAGCAGGGTTGCAATATCCTGGTCGCGACTCTCGCCGATGACCTTGGCTATCTGATTACCTCGACCGGCATTCATCCTGGCCAGATATTGCTGGGCCAGCTTGGCGACTTCGCCGCCTCTGGCATCGCTCAGATAACGGCTGATATCGGCGCCGCGTCTTGCCAGGGCACGCGATTCCAGCAGCGCCGCCAGCACGGCGGCAAGGGGCAGATAATAAGGATCATCAATGCCATCCATCTCCTTGGCGGCCAGCAGCATGTGGGCAAGACGCGGATGACAACCAAGCCGATAGGCGGCGCGGCCATGGGCCGTGATGCGCCTGTCGCCCTCCACCAGCGCCAAGGCTTGCAGCAGCTCCCAGGCTACCGTCTCGTTAGCCTCGGACGGGGGCGAGATCAACGGCAGCGCACCGAGGGCATTCACGCCCCAAAATGCGGCATCCAGGGCTGCATTGGTTAAGTCGCCATGGAGGATCTCTGGTTCATCGGCCTTGAGCAGGCGCTCATGCTCTTGCTGCGGCCAGAGGCGAATACAGTGTCCCTCGCTCAGACGACCTGCGCGGCCGCTACGCTGGGCCGCCGACGACTGGCTGATCCGTTTGAGCGACAAGCGGCTCACCGCCGTCCTAGGGTTGAAGCTGGCCTGCCGCTTATAGCCGGCATCCACCACCAGGCGGATATCTTGGATGGTCAGGCTCGACTCGGCCACGTTGGTGGAGAGCACCAGCTTACGCATTCCAGGCGGTGGTGGCGCGATGGCGCTGTCTTGCTGCGCGGGCGGCAGGGCGCCATAGAGGGGGGTAATCAAAAACTGTTTAGAGTCGAGGCGCTCGGTTAATAGCGTCTGTAACCTTCGGATTTCTCGCTGGCCGGGCAGGAAGGCCAGCAATGAACCCTCTTGATGCTCGGTCACCGCCTCGACGATCACCTTGGCCATGTGCAGCAGCCAATCCTGATGGGCGGGGCTGGGACGGTAACTCAGGCTCACGGGGAAGCTGCGGCCCTCGCTCACCAGGCTGGCCGCCTCGGGCATCAGCGCTTTTAGCGGCAAACCATCCAGGGTCGCCGACATGGCGAGGATCTTAAGATCCTCACGAAACGAGGCCTGCACCTCCAGCGCCAATGCCAGACCGAGATCTGTGGTGAGGTGGCGCTCATGGATCTCATCGAAGATGATTAAGCTGTAGCCAGATAATTCAGGATCCTGCTGGATCATCCGAGATAATACGCCTTCGGTCACCACCTCGAGGCGGGTCTTGGCGCTCACGCTCGACTCGCCGCGCACCCTAAAACCCACCGACTGGCCCACGGGTTCGCCGCGCCTGGCCGCAATAAAGTGCGCCACGCTACGCGCCGCGATGCGTCTGGGCTCCAGCATCAAGATCTTACCCTCAATCTCAGGCCAGTCGAGCATGGCCAGGGGCAGCGCGGTCGACTTGCCCGCACCGGTTGGCGCCTGCAAGATCAGCTGGGCATTGTCCGCCAGCGTCCGCTGGATCTCGGGAAGGAGTGTCTGGATCGGGACTTGGTGAATTTCTTGATTAGCTACTTGGTTCAAAGGGTGGTGTTCAATCGACAAAAACTGGCGACAGTTTACTAAAGATGAGGGCAAAGCTAAACAGACGAGTCCCCGCTTGGGGCTCGTTCCAGGTTAATATCTCTTAACCTTCCAGCACCCGAAACCAGTGCAGACCTTCACCCGAGGTCAGTGAAGTGAGCGGCTCGGGACGCGCTATGCCGTAACCCTGACCAAATTCGACGCCCAATTTCTGCAGGTGTTTTGCCACCTCGACCGACTCGACAAACTCGGCCACAATCTCGAACGCCAGTTCGCGGCCCAGCTGACAGATGGCGGCAACGATCGCCTGATCGGCGCGATCCTCGCACAGGTGTTGAATAAACTGGCCGTCGATCTTCACATAATCGACATCCAGCAACTTAAGGTAGGCAAAGCTTGAGAAGCCAGAGCCGAAATCATCCAGAGCCAGCTTACAGCCCAGGGGCTTCACAGTGTTGATCAGCCCTGTGGCATGATCCAGCTGACTCACCGCCGCCGTCTCGGTGATCTCGAAGCAAAGCTTACTCACCAGCTCAGGCTCACCCAGCAGGCGCATCTCCAGCCAGTTAATAAATTCGCTGTCACCTATGGAGAGAGCCGACAGGTTCACCGACACCATAGAAAGAGATTGCCACAGCGCCAGGTTTTCACTGCCCCAGCGCAATAGCTTGTCGATCACCCAGCGATCCAACTTGGCGGCCAGGTTAAATCGCTCTGCGGCGGGCAGGAAGATCCCAGGTGGAATCAGCTCACCCTCGGTGGAGCACATGCGAAGCAAGATCTCCAGATGCAAGCCATCATCGCTGACGCTTAGCGGCTCTATTGGCTGGTAGAAGAGCTCGAACCTGTCGTTGGCCAGGGCGCCGACGATATCCACCGAGGCGCTCATCTCGGTATTGAGCTTCTCCACCACAGGATCCTGATCGCTATAGAAATACCAGGCATTCCCGCCCTTCTCCTTGGCGAGACGACAGGCGGCGCTGGCGCGGCGCAAGAGATCCGAGACAGAGTCAACCTCGTTCTCGCAGCGGGCTAGCCCCATGGAGACGCTCACGCTGTGGCTTCGCCCCTCCCAGCTAAATTCATGGTTGGCCATGGCCTGGCAGATACGCTCGGCCACCTGCTCGGCGATCTGCGCATCGATATTGGGCATCAGTATGCCAAACTCGTCACCGCTGAGACGGGCGATCACATCTTCCTTGCGCACCAGCTGACTCAGGCGGGCGGCGAGCTGGCACAAGAGCTGATCGCCGGCCCTGTGGCCACTGACATTATTGACCACCTGGAATCTGTCCAGGTTGATGAACCCCACGAAGGTAGAACGCTCGCACTGGCAGGGATTGGCCAGATCATACAGGGCCTCGAAATAAGCGCGATTGGGCAGTCCCGTGAGTGGATCGAAATTAAGCGAAACGGTGTGCGCTTCACTCTCCTGAACCGGCTCGCCCACTGGCTCCACCAACATGAGGATGGGGCCGTCTTCGCCGGACAGGCAGAGGAAAGTCACCTTGGCCAGGGCATCATCGGGGGCGTATTTCAGCGGTACCTCACAGCTGGATTGCTCCAGGACCTGATCACGCACCAGCGCCATAGTATCCAGCAGGCGTTTCTGCTCCCGCTTGGGTACCAGAGTCTCCACCTTCTGTAGCGTCTCCACATGCAGACTCTCGGCGGCGCTCTGGTTGAAACGTATCACCCTGTCATCCACGCCGATATGCACGCAGGGGATGGGCAGTCGATAGAGATGCTCGATACAGACCAGCTCGTTACTCTTAGCATTTAAGCGCTGGCGCGCCGCCTCCTGCGCCAGGCCAAGCAAGCTGCCGGCCAGCAGCAGATTATGGCGAATCGCCTCGGGCCATATGCCGTTGCAGTCGTAGCGATAGGCGCCGAAGATATAGTGCCTCCCTCCTCCCACGGGCAACAGCAGGACGCTGCGGATCTTGGCCTGATTCAGACGCAGGCGGCTGTCTTCATCGTCGATCACGGAAGCGACATCTTCGACGATGGCAGGTTCGCGCAGCGAGGTATAGGAGTGTAGATGACGGTTGTTGGCTACCCGGCTGAGCAGCATCTCGGCGTCGCGTTTGCTGAAGATAGAGGCATCGGACTGGTACATGGCTTCGATCTGCACCGGCAGACGTCCCTTGCCGACACGTAACAGAAACAGGCCATCACACTGATTGCTGGCGGCAAGTTGCTGCAGGATAAGTTGCAGCTCCTCTTCCAGATCGTGTTCGCATAAAAAAGCGAGCGTCTGCTCAAGCGATTGGGACCCCTGTTGCGTATCGGATGACATATACTATCTAGTCCTTAGATTGGCTAATCTGATACAAACACTGATTATAGTCAGAAATCATAGGATTACCCTATGGATTAAGTTGTAAAAGCTAGCTGAGAGTGACTATAGGTTATATTTCACTTTTTCGACGACATTAGCGAAATAAGTCGCTTTAAAATCAAGCCTGTAGAAAGCTCAACTCGTTGCATTTTTGTAACACACTTTAACCTTTTTCGGCAACCAGGGGATAGCCAATGAAACGACTCTTTCTCGCCATCGCCCCCGATGCGGCGCAGCTGGAGCAACTGACCCAATTACAGGCGAGCTTAGACGGTGAGGGACGCCTAGTCCCCAGAGATAATCTGCACATGACGCTGGCCTTTCTCGGCCAATGCAGCGAGGCGCAGCAGGAGGCGCTGAGCGAGTCCCTCGCCCGGCTCGCCCATCAACGCCGTCTGCCGACATTTGAAGTGACGCTCAACTCCCTAGACCATTGGGTTAAGCCAAAAATTATCTGCCTCAAGGGCGCGGCGCGGGATCCCGGGCTTATCAGCCTGTTCAACCAATGCCAACGCCTGGCCCAGCAGCTCGGGTTACACACCAGCGAGCACAGCTTCACGCCCCACATCACCCTGATGCGTAAGGCCAAGCTGCTGCCCGCACTCAAGGCGCCCAGCCTCACCCTCAGCGGCCATGCCCTGCATCTGTATCACTCTCAGAGTAGCGAGCAGGGGGTGCAATATAAGGTATTGGCCTCCTGGCCGCTCACGGCCCCAAAAGCATAAAAAAACGCGCCAAATGGCGCGTTTTTCTCATTCACTACGGTTTAGTCTTGCAGCAGCTCTGCGATGGTCAACACACCGTGAGCAGTGGCCCCTGCGGCCCACAGGCCGTTAGCCGTATCGGCGAAGGCCGAGGCGAGATCCATATGCAGCCACTGGGTGTCATCAGACACGAAACGCCAGAGGAAACCGGCGGCATTTGAGGCGCCACCCGCGCCGCCGCCTTTAACCGGACGGCTGTTGGCGGTGTCGGCATAGGCAGATGGGCACATCTCTTTGTGCCAAGGCTCAAGTGGCAGCGGCCATACCTGCTCGGCCACGGAGGATGCCTTCTCCTGAGTGCGGCTGATCA contains the following coding sequences:
- a CDS encoding DUF3581 domain-containing protein encodes the protein MFLSPYFNKAQQLVSVSAQQASEFAKGVAQDFNPIHDVDAKKFCVPGDLLFALVLGQYGLSQKMTFRFEGMVGSGVNLVFPDAVGDSFAILDDKDKQYLSVSRSGESTLCEVQTESFVRSYVAFSGLNFTHVLVPLMKQHGVMINPARPLVIYESMSFDLNSLDFDSIALNLVEQTLVVDGKRGDVTLKFELYCGDKLVGTGEKTLVLSGLRPLEAQSMDEMVDRYEGRRMSYQQAD
- a CDS encoding porin codes for the protein MKKTLIAAALVSAFASQAAIASDETQELRKVIEQQQKVLKDLEKRLEQTEQRVEKTADAVEESSSAKSATTIGGYGELHYNNITDNKSGKDKKEFDFHRFVLFFGHEFTEKTRFFSELEVEHSISGEGQNGEVELEQAYIEHDFNDMLTAKAGLFLMPVGIINETHEPPAFYGVERNPVEKNILPATWWEAGANLNIKAAPGLAFDAAVTSGLNVGDDYKIRGGRQKVSEAKAEDLAYTARVKYTAVPGLELAATVQYQSDLTQGRGDVDTASATLMTAHAIYTIENFTIKALYAQWDIDGKEAEALGRDKQKGYYIEPSYRFNESFGVFARYNAYDNEAGNGVDSEITQTNVGVNYWLHENVVFKADYEKVGGAKDADGFNLGVGYQF
- a CDS encoding FMN-binding protein, coding for MKALSVKLLLASLFTAFCVQAASVYQSNEDFISQAFAAPMPKAKVYWLEDSDKQAIEEILAHKFNKMRLRYWLHEGETVWILEEIGKESPITVGIHVKDKAIVQTKVLVYRESRGDEVRHEFFTDQFKQARLTEDHQLDRKIDGITGATLSVRALTKLSRIALYLDDKVNH
- a CDS encoding PepSY-associated TM helix domain-containing protein, with the translated sequence MTNKPRHPHRKPLWQKLAKIFRPWHRRLGIASALLVVMVAVSGVLINHSNDFKLDTAHVHQGWLLDHYGIKAPGQVAIYANEPLLAASDNLLWLKDKPVLEAQGPLLGALAYGEHYVAIDAQHLYLLDQQGALLEQQSRATGLPQDLRALALLPTGDGGQLWLNTTSGSYLGDSDLIEWQEAKPLVALDWQTPLADANSETISKELSLKARAMHLSWERVLLDLHSGRIVGLPGSLMMDLVALCLIFMAISGLYLWQQAKPRKRKA
- the mrcB gene encoding penicillin-binding protein 1B codes for the protein MTNKETPKPRRPRKSTNSKAGNSQTPKRKSASKSAATARPGWGRRIWSLSWKLGLILFAAMTIYSIYLDQIIARKFEGQKWHLPAQVFSRSMALYPGAAVSHDQLIAELKLLGYRKVANPRQVGEFSASRTKVDLWRRPFLHPQGSQEAQRVMISFDSQGVASVARSSDHRELAVFHLEPVLLDRMITGDGEDRLFVATDKIPKAIVDALILVEDRSFYEHHGVNPFAIIRAAMVNISAGRTVQGGSTLTQQLAKNFFLSSERSIIRKLREALMAIIIDFRYDKDEILEAYLNEVYMGQDKSRAVHGMGLASQFYFGRPIAELTLPQQAFLVAAIKGPSYYNPWRFPERAQERRDLVLRLLMESGQLPVAQYKAAVESPLGVRKASKPVHQKLPAFFAVVRGELSRRFGDSLLQQSGIKVYTTLDPLAQEAAEQAVRSTMKSLEQRDKALQVGMVVTDKYSAGIAAMVGDKVPSYQGFNRAVEIRRPIGSLIKPFVYATALTHGDKYTLATPLKDEPITLTNSQGKTWSPQNVNKQFSGEVPLMTAFKKSMNVPTVNLGMAIGTDAVATTLAKSGWDETIPEYPSMLLGAVNGSPLMVAQVYQTLADNGRYRQLSAVTHVLDADNQPLSASQRGADQAISVASDFLVQHAMTQVVQSGTATKLGQAFPGVTLAGKTGTSNDSRDSWFAGFDERNVAAVWVGLDDNGKTSLYGSSGAMAVYQAFLKQRAPIGLRRTPVNGVVSGYFDAKTGVAKQGNCGNVVAMPALAESYRPAKNCGEPLSWWQKLMGG